In Ictalurus punctatus breed USDA103 chromosome 3, Coco_2.0, whole genome shotgun sequence, the following are encoded in one genomic region:
- the srgn gene encoding serglycin, whose amino-acid sequence MRFYHSLTLLTLILVYLLSDNVLGASTKGRYVNLKCKPDSKNANCVEQKGLRNNLPGSHQRLPVRAVEDINTVDSSEETYEREESGDGSGDIFPFKLSRKERKSGPEEPIQNEEEGSSVEFEKYNDIATKPGKPKLPVEDLRKDNIIE is encoded by the exons ATGCGGTTCTACCACAGCTTGACTTTATTAACACTCATCCTCGTATACCTGTTATCGGATAATGTACTcg gagccTCAACGAAAGGCAGGTACGTGAACTTGAAGTGCAAACCAGACAGCAAAAATGCGAACTGTGTCGAACAGAAAGGCCTACGGAACAATCTGCCTGGATCACATCAACGACTTCCTGTTAGAGCCGTAGAGGACAT CAATACTGTCGATAGCAGTGAAGAGACCTATGAGAGAGAGGAGTCTGGAGACGGCTCTGGTGACATCTTCCCCTTCAAATTAAGCCGGAAGGAACGTAAAAGTGGTCCAGAAGAGCCAATCCAAAATGAGGAGGAAGGGAGCAGCGTTGAGTTTGAAAAATACAACGACATAGCTACTAAGCCTGGTAAACCCAAGCTGCCTGTTGAGGATCTGCGTAAGGATAATATAATCGAATGA